Genomic segment of Cytobacillus suaedae:
CTATAACAAATGATGCATTTTCAGCATGCAGTGGCCCCTTCCCATATAGAAGCTCCGTCCTACCTGTTTCCAAAAATGTTGAAAATAAAGCGTTGTTCACATGCCCCTGTCTATCTGTATCCGCATACCTTATCTTGTCATATGCCTTCAATGGGAAATCTTCATATTTAACTTTCATTATTATCCCCCTAGATTAAACTTCTACGGTTTTGTTGTTTGTTGTAAACATTCTTAATAATAAAGTGTGCTTAATCCAAAAATACCAAATTGCCAGATCGTTAATCCAATAGCAATAAAAAATAGTGCTTCTCCAATACATAACACAAAATACCTTGATTCATTATCATCCTTCCACCAAAAGAAGGCGTCAATAAACGAAGGTATAGATAAAAGAACTAAACAGAGTCCTAAAAATAACATCTCTGAAATAATATTAGTTTGCTGAAGATAATAATAGAGCAGAAAATTAATAATAATGATAACCACAACAATCATATTTATTTTTTGGTGTTTCCTGTTAACAAAATCCGTATGATAATGCTCTTTTTTAATCTTGAATACCTTTATGAAAATAACTTTTTAAAAAATTTCATAGAGTAAAAGAATAAACCAAATAGTAACAGTTTTTCGATGTCAGTGACCATTTAGTTCCTCCTTTATTGCCTTCTATCCTTTATAAAATTACTTTGTAAGTATTCAGTACTACTTATTTGATACAAAAATGTATGATTTTACTATTTAAACTAAAAATAAGAGTAATCACCAACCAAAGATACTATCTATTATCCTGAAATAGAAAGGAATAATTACATGGGTTATATGGATCAAGATGCTCAAAATCAAAAAGGCCGGGTAGAAAAAGGAAATCGTTTACATTGGCTTTATGCGATTATAGTTGCAGCTGTTTTAGTAGTAGTTCTTATGATTATTCAGTTTTCTTAAAATTGTATCTAAGCATCAGTTTAGGCAAGACAACTATAAGCTAAATCAAACTAAAAATTGATACAGCTAAATAGGTCTTGCCTCAAAATGAATCTTCACTTTACGTTTAATTTCATAAAAGAAGTAACAAGAGTAGTTACCAGTCCTATCCCCAAAAGAATACCTCCAGCAACTGAAAAGTTAGTTATATGACTATCTATCATGATATGAAATAGTGCAGTATCCGCTCCACCTTGTTTCATTAGCCAATTTTCAGCTATTGTTATGCCAAAATAAGTGCTGAAAAACAAAAGTATAAATCCTACAACCGTCAATATAGAGCCTATAGTTATAAAACGAATAAGATTATTATTTTTCATATCCATTCCCTCCAAACTCATATCCTTTTATTGTTTTCTCTTTTAAACTTAACATATCTCCCCGATAAATTGGGGGGAAATTACAATTAATTTAAAGCTGACTTCCCCCGATTTAGTTACTATAAGCCCCCATGAGTATAACAATATTGGAAAACCCTATTTATTAATTTTAGAAT
This window contains:
- a CDS encoding DUF4181 domain-containing protein; this translates as MFIKVFKIKKEHYHTDFVNRKHQKINMIVVVIIIINFLLYYYLQQTNIISEMLFLGLCLVLLSIPSFIDAFFWWKDDNESRYFVLCIGEALFFIAIGLTIWQFGIFGLSTLYY